The sequence TGATTCGTGATCCGGAATTCCCTTCGGCTTTCGGTTCATCGGTACTCCGGAACTTCATGCATATCCATTCACTCTGAATTCGCATGCATCGAATTCGTCAAATCAGTGATCGACATGCGACTTCTGCCGCGAACATTCGCGCCGATTCGGCAGTGCGCGCAGCATAGCACGGCCCTTTTCACGCTGCTTTCGGTTTTCGGCACGACCAATGCGATTGCCGATATCAACCGAATCACGGCCGCGCAATGCGCGAATATGCATGCCGAACGCGCAATGAGCGATCGTTCGCCGGTTCAATGCGGACGATTGAGAAACGTGTCGTTCGATTACGTGAATTTCGACGGCCAAACGCAAAAAGGCGAAGTCGTCGTGCTCGATGCGGTTGCCGAGCGCGTGCAGACGATCTTCAACACGCTCCGCCGGATGCGCTTCCCGCTGAACAAGGCCGTGCCGATCGAGCGCTATCGCGGCGACGACGTCGCGTCGATGAACGACGACAACACGTCGGCGTTCAACTCGCGGCCCAAAACGGGCAGCGACGAGTGGTCGATGCACGCGTACGGCGTCGCGATCGACGTCAATCCTTTGCGCAACCCGTACGTGTCGTTCGGCGGCGACGGCGGCGCGCGCGTGCTGCCCGAGTCCGCCGCGAAGGCGTCGATGAACCGGCTCGACGAACGGCCCGGCAAGCCGCCGAGGCCCGGCATGGCCGAGCGCGCCGTCGACGTGTTCGCGAACAACGGCTTCCTGCGCTGGGGCGGCTATTGGGACGACCCGATCGACTATCAGCACTTCGAAGTGGGCTCGCGCGCGCTCGTCGCGCAGATGGTCGGCGCGCCGCCCGATGAAGCGCGCGAAATGTTCGAGCGTTACGTCGCGTCGTATGCGGATTGCCTTACGGATACGACGCACGAGAATCATGCGGCGGCGCGCGCCGCGTGCGTCGAAGACGCGCTGCGCGAGTGACGCCGGGCGGTGGCGTCGCGCAGCCCGCCCGTTGCGCGCGTCTCAGCGATTGCCGAG comes from Burkholderia savannae and encodes:
- a CDS encoding M15 family metallopeptidase; translated protein: MIDMRLLPRTFAPIRQCAQHSTALFTLLSVFGTTNAIADINRITAAQCANMHAERAMSDRSPVQCGRLRNVSFDYVNFDGQTQKGEVVVLDAVAERVQTIFNTLRRMRFPLNKAVPIERYRGDDVASMNDDNTSAFNSRPKTGSDEWSMHAYGVAIDVNPLRNPYVSFGGDGGARVLPESAAKASMNRLDERPGKPPRPGMAERAVDVFANNGFLRWGGYWDDPIDYQHFEVGSRALVAQMVGAPPDEAREMFERYVASYADCLTDTTHENHAAARAACVEDALRE